The Quercus robur chromosome 7, dhQueRobu3.1, whole genome shotgun sequence genome has a segment encoding these proteins:
- the LOC126693453 gene encoding uncharacterized protein LOC126693453 isoform X11, producing the protein MFCLNGYNDRVIYLWNPSIKMFKSISLPLKKFDGELTCGLGFAYHSQNNDYKILRIVSGYEESTLSTEAQVYTLSTDSWRRFVISFGSDHNAESFDQTFRDPCLFFNGALHALAFTVDCSYSLCFDVNDETFQKIILPEHDFYEGRFSLAVFKGSLAIIGFYETEYLDVCYIYAMREYGVVDSWTKITVELGAVVDRFFCCVDNGELLFCCGSKVISYDPESPNANDLGITVGLFSWLRYTTDPMESLVLLGQGENEMNRETEAEMETDTSLSLEENSRETESSLDTLPLSSKYPSLPSWEVQVTNDSGEFETMLVPRSKHVPYVPWTGGPAEADFVEECYSLIESMKIWISSSSQLSFVRQNELSHEIGLLRNKVESQASTIKTLERCLCSLGTRDVGGSSDSVTDSVVGITPSRADEGDPMNTTVQAKEDFSQHIKRLAPQDPSHCQVHESTTLATFRSKSGHLPSGQQISLDDDDDDEEEDKEQHTKPLAQRHGKRGHL; encoded by the exons ATGTTCTGCCTTAATGGTTATAATGACCGTGTAATCTATTTGTGGAACCCAAGCATCAAAATGTTTAAGAgtatctctcttcctctcaaaaAGTTCGACGGAGAGCTGACTTGTGGTCTTGGGTTTGCGTACCATTCCCAAAACAATGACTACAAGATTCTCAGAATTGTTTCTGGCTATGAAGAATCAACGCTGTCGACAGAGGCTCAGGTCTACACATTGAGTACGGATTCATGGAGAAGGTTTGTAATCTCGTTTGGCTCCGACCACAATGCTGAGTCTTTTGATCAAACATTTCGAGACccatgtttgttttttaatggagCTCTGCACGCTTTAGCGTTTACTGTGGACTGCAGTTACAGTTTGTGTTTTGATGTCAATGATGAGACATTCCAAAAGATAATACTACCGGAGCATGACTTTTACGAAGGCAGGTTTTCCCTTGCAGTGTTCAAGGGATCGTTGGCTATAATTGGTTTTTATGAAACTGAGTATTTAGATGTATGCTACATATATGCGATGAGAGAGTATGGTGTGGTTGACTCTTGGACGAAAATAACTGTAGAATTAGGCGCCGTGGTTGATAGATTCTTTTGCTGCGTTGACAATGGTGAACTTCTATTTTGCTGTGGCTCAAAGGTAATTTCATATGACCCTGAGAGTCCAAACGCGAACGACCTTGGAATTACTGTTGGACTTTTTAGTTGGTTGCGTTACACAACTGATCCCATGGAGAGCTTGGTTTTACTTGGTCAG GGGGAAAATGAAATGAATAGAGAAACTGAAGCTGAGATGGAGACTGATACTTCTTTGAGTCTTGAGGAAAATTCTAGAGAAACTGAATCTTCTTTGGATACTCTTCCCCTTAGTTCGAAGTACCCCTCTTTACCTTCGTGGGAAGTGCAAGTGACGAATGACTCTGGAGAATTTGAAACCATGCTTGTTCCACGCTCAAAGCATGTTCCTTATGTGCCATGGACGGGAGGCCCG GCTGAAGCGGATTTTGTTGAGGAGTGTTATTCCCTTATTGAGTCCATGAAGATCTGGATTTCGTCTAGTTCCCAATTATCTTTTGTCCGTCAAAATGAACTCTCTCATGAAATCGGCCTCTTG CGGAACAAGGTGGAAAGTCAAGCAAGTACCATAAAGACTCTTGAGAGATGTCTTTGTAGTTTGGGAACTCGTGATGTTGGAGGATCAAGTGATTCCGTTACTGATTCAGTTGTTGGTATAACTCCTTCTCGGGCTGATGAAGGTGATCCCATGAACACTACAGTGCAAGCCAAAGAGGATTTCTCTCAACACATAAAGCGTCTTGCTCCTCAAGATCCTTCTCACTGCCAGGTTCATGAGAGTACAACTTTGGCCACGTTTAGATCCAAATCTGGACATCTTCCTTCTGGTCAACAGATTAGCctcgatgatgatgatgatgatgaggaggaaGACAAGGAGCAGCACACAAAACCTTTGGCACAACGTCATGGAAAGAGAGGTCATCTGTGA
- the LOC126693463 gene encoding F-box/kelch-repeat protein At3g23880-like, giving the protein MMSKLRNLSSERLPHDVVIDILTRLPVKSLIRFRCVSKSWYSTITDPIFITKHLNLQLNKAKSLSSNNNHNGFLLYTHDKQLYTAACNGGPTLTLTEVSKFQIPFPVDHYMVDHCNGMFLIYGNRDALIYLWNPNIQKFKMLTIAEGRSGYSPGLAYHCQNNDFKILKIVCNNKGPRFEAKVYALSTDLWRRIEFSVESIPNLGSILDIQYEPFLFFNGALYSMAYTRGKNNTNNFILSFDVNDEIFREIRLPENYLDRFIFDYQAVHQLVVFKGSLALIVFGPPVFDYEDGDVLDKCDIWVMGQYGVVESWTKKTVGLKRIKNFFGCTESGQLLIMMPPGRTVSYDPESLYDNNIGISSPNWMAYTTDLMESLVLLDHK; this is encoded by the coding sequence ATGATGTCTAAGCTCAGGAATTTGTCATCGGAGCGTCTACCACACGACGTCGTGATCGACATCCTGACTCGGCTACCAGTGAAATCCTTAATCAGATTCAGGTGCGTTTCTAAATCTTGGTACTCTACAATCACCGACCCCATTTTCATTACCAAACACTTGAACCTCCAACTCAACAAAGCCAAATCATTATCATCCAATAACAATCATAATGGTTTTCTGCTATATACCCATGACAAACAACTGTATACGGCTGCTTGCAATGGCGGTCCCACGTTGACATTGACTGAGGTTTCTAAGTTTCAAATCCCCTTTCCTGTAGATCATTACATGGTTGACCATTGCAATGGCATGTTCTTGATTTATGGAAATCGTGATGCTTTGATATATTTATGGAACCCAAACATTCAAAAGTTTAAGATGCTTACGATTGCCGAGGGTCGCAGTGGCTACAGTCCTGGACTTGCCTATCATTGTCAAAACAATGACTTCAAGATTCTCAAAATTGTTTGCAATAACAAAGGTCCGCGGTTTGAGGCCAAGGTTTACGCATTGAGTACGGATTTGTGGAGAAGGATTGAATTTTCGGTGGAGTCGATACCCAATCTTGGATCTATTTTAGATATACAATATgaaccctttttattttttaatggagcTCTATATTCTATGGCATATACCAGGGGTAAAAACAACACTAACAATTTCATTTTGTCCTTTGATGTCAATGATGAAATATTCCGAGAGATAAGACTGCCGGAGAATTACTTAGATAGATTTATTTTTGACTATCAGGCAGTTCACCAACTTGTGGTGTTCAAGGGATCATTGGCTCTAATTGTTTTTGGTCCTCCTGTATTTGATTATGAAGATGGCGATGTTTTAGATAAATGCGACATATGGGTGATGGGACAGTATGGTGTGGTTGAGTCTTGGACAAAAAAAACTGTAGGACTCAAGCGGATTAAGAATTTCTTTGGCTGCACTGAAAGTGGTCAACTTCTAATTATGATGCCTCCGGGAAGGACGGTTTCGTATGACCCTGAAAGTCTATATGATAACAATATTGGAATTTCAAGTCCTAACTGGATGGCCTACACAACTGATCTTATGGAAAGCCTGGTTTTACTTGATCACAAATAA
- the LOC126693456 gene encoding F-box protein At3g07870-like isoform X2 — protein sequence MMSELRRKLDLSYESLPDDVVFDILTRLPVKSLIRFRCVSKSWYATITSRIFITRHLNFNLNLKLSSKNNHNGYLLCKSDNELCTLVYNSDRTLTEVSRFQIPLWGANMVDYCNGIFFLYSYVNPTIYLWNPSIQMFKTIDATRFRPFTMDYFDSVVFGFAYLAEISDFKILRIVSYKGFDEEKAPPAEAEVYTLSTDSWRTVEILVESVPNIRYILAVQPNSCLFFNGALHFIACTLGNDDNSFILSFDVNDEIFRDIKLPEDYLDGLGPNSDHHVHQLVVFKGSLALIVIGPDDDVDEDEDDEEEEDDDDEPDTSNICLIWVMREYGVVESWTKTNVLFDWIIKLFGCTNSGEFLVQMFDRRLVSLDTENLKVNHLGIQIPFWLYYTADLMESLVLLDQC from the exons ATGATGTCTGAGCTGAGGAGAAAGCTAGATTTGTCGTACGAGAGTCTCCCCGACGACGTGGTATTCGACATCCTGACTCGGCTGCCGGTGAAATCCTTAATCCGATTCAGGTGCGTTTCCAAATCATGGTACGCTACGATTACCAGCCGCATATTTATCACCAGGCACCTCAACTTCAATCTCAACCTCAAATTATCATCCAAAAACAACCACAATGGTTATCTTCTATGTAAGTCTGACAATGAATTGTGTACCTTGGTTTACAATAGCGACCGCACACTGACTGAGGTTTCTAGGTTTCAAATCCCCTTGTGGGGTGCCAACATGGTTGACTATTGTAATGGGATTTTCTTCCTTTATAGCTATGTTAATCCTACAATTTATTTGTGGAACCCAAGCATTCAAATGTTTAAAACCATCGATGCTACGCGATTCAGACCATTCACTATGGACTATTTTGATAGCGTTGTCTTTGGATTTGCCTATCTTGCTGAAATCAGCGATTTCAAGATTCTCAGAATTGTGTCTTATAAAGGGTTTGATGAAGAAAAAGCACCCCCGGCTGAGGCCGAGGTTTACACATTGAGTACTGATTCGTGGAGAACAGTTGAAATATTGGTGGAGTCTGTGCCCAATATTAGATATATTCTTGCTGTACAACCTAACTCCTGTTTGTTTTTCAATGGAGCTCTGCATTTTATAGCGTGTACTTTGGGCAACGACGATAATAGTTTCATTCTGTCCTTTGATGTCAATGATGAGATTTTTCGAGACATAAAACTGCCCGAGGATTACTTAGATGGATTAGGTCCAAATTCTGACCACCACGTTCACCAACTTGTGGTGTTCAAGGGATCGTTGGCTTTGATTGTTATTGGTCCAGACGATGAtgtagatgaagatgaagatgatgaagaagaagaagatgatgatgatgaaccAGATACTTCGAATATATGCCTCATATGGGTGATGAGAGAGTATGGTGTGGTTGAGTCTTGGACAAAAACAAATGTACTGTTTGATTGGATTATTAAGCTCTTTGGCTGCACTAACAGTGGTGAATTTCTAGTCCAAATGTTTGACAGAAGGCTCGTTTCATTAGACACTGAGAATCTGAAAGTGAACCATCTTGGAATTCAAATTCCTTTCTGGTTGTATTACACAGCTGATCTTATGGAGAGCTTGGTTTTACTTGATCAG TGCTGA
- the LOC126693456 gene encoding F-box/kelch-repeat protein At3g23880-like isoform X1 — protein MMSELRRKLDLSYESLPDDVVFDILTRLPVKSLIRFRCVSKSWYATITSRIFITRHLNFNLNLKLSSKNNHNGYLLCKSDNELCTLVYNSDRTLTEVSRFQIPLWGANMVDYCNGIFFLYSYVNPTIYLWNPSIQMFKTIDATRFRPFTMDYFDSVVFGFAYLAEISDFKILRIVSYKGFDEEKAPPAEAEVYTLSTDSWRTVEILVESVPNIRYILAVQPNSCLFFNGALHFIACTLGNDDNSFILSFDVNDEIFRDIKLPEDYLDGLGPNSDHHVHQLVVFKGSLALIVIGPDDDVDEDEDDEEEEDDDDEPDTSNICLIWVMREYGVVESWTKTNVLFDWIIKLFGCTNSGEFLVQMFDRRLVSLDTENLKVNHLGIQIPFWLYYTADLMESLVLLDQQNEADTPLSPERNHGEASDSSNCYSL, from the coding sequence ATGATGTCTGAGCTGAGGAGAAAGCTAGATTTGTCGTACGAGAGTCTCCCCGACGACGTGGTATTCGACATCCTGACTCGGCTGCCGGTGAAATCCTTAATCCGATTCAGGTGCGTTTCCAAATCATGGTACGCTACGATTACCAGCCGCATATTTATCACCAGGCACCTCAACTTCAATCTCAACCTCAAATTATCATCCAAAAACAACCACAATGGTTATCTTCTATGTAAGTCTGACAATGAATTGTGTACCTTGGTTTACAATAGCGACCGCACACTGACTGAGGTTTCTAGGTTTCAAATCCCCTTGTGGGGTGCCAACATGGTTGACTATTGTAATGGGATTTTCTTCCTTTATAGCTATGTTAATCCTACAATTTATTTGTGGAACCCAAGCATTCAAATGTTTAAAACCATCGATGCTACGCGATTCAGACCATTCACTATGGACTATTTTGATAGCGTTGTCTTTGGATTTGCCTATCTTGCTGAAATCAGCGATTTCAAGATTCTCAGAATTGTGTCTTATAAAGGGTTTGATGAAGAAAAAGCACCCCCGGCTGAGGCCGAGGTTTACACATTGAGTACTGATTCGTGGAGAACAGTTGAAATATTGGTGGAGTCTGTGCCCAATATTAGATATATTCTTGCTGTACAACCTAACTCCTGTTTGTTTTTCAATGGAGCTCTGCATTTTATAGCGTGTACTTTGGGCAACGACGATAATAGTTTCATTCTGTCCTTTGATGTCAATGATGAGATTTTTCGAGACATAAAACTGCCCGAGGATTACTTAGATGGATTAGGTCCAAATTCTGACCACCACGTTCACCAACTTGTGGTGTTCAAGGGATCGTTGGCTTTGATTGTTATTGGTCCAGACGATGAtgtagatgaagatgaagatgatgaagaagaagaagatgatgatgatgaaccAGATACTTCGAATATATGCCTCATATGGGTGATGAGAGAGTATGGTGTGGTTGAGTCTTGGACAAAAACAAATGTACTGTTTGATTGGATTATTAAGCTCTTTGGCTGCACTAACAGTGGTGAATTTCTAGTCCAAATGTTTGACAGAAGGCTCGTTTCATTAGACACTGAGAATCTGAAAGTGAACCATCTTGGAATTCAAATTCCTTTCTGGTTGTATTACACAGCTGATCTTATGGAGAGCTTGGTTTTACTTGATCAG